The proteins below are encoded in one region of Rhododendron vialii isolate Sample 1 chromosome 7a, ASM3025357v1:
- the LOC131334218 gene encoding F-box protein At4g00893-like: MIMPEDGEGKGSWCSLPVLLLWMIKDKLDIFDNGQFAAVCRNWWSVSVSDPKRLQSVGDGLPWICQPSSDFGGSSLEFISVTRERKFTIDLPEFRKASVVSSKCGWILLSRSNFNTPPNRRQRRLPDSLFLVNLFTGEKVKLPDLFDIPAGRYQSSFSIHEGYPHCVVLLKFGRFGGNYMSPQLTIQTAYPGDEVWTEHPYLGQRTVLNGCTNLVTMGRHVYCYNGCGPCGQFGRMIIYNMDSDLWKELPGSEVGLSYIAEHDGEIVKMVREVREGNYFSYKLFKYNDADTAWERLNNDAMRDTSWYLCDPHNCFFSAKEQGMKVYDLCPCRNTRGFKCCDAVDVHDLLAGTRQTLHLPYQVQMFGTWVGIG; encoded by the coding sequence ATGATAATGCCAGAAGACGGTGAGGGAAAAGGCAGTTGGTGTTCACTTCCAGTTCTCCTTTTATGGATGATAAAAGATAAGCTAGATATTTTTGATAATGGGCAATTTGCTGCTGTTTGTCGCAATTGGTGGTCTGTATCAGTAAGCGATCCCAAAAGGCTTCAATCTGTTGGAGACGGTTTGCCATGGATCTGCCAACCGAGCTCTGACTTTGGTGGCAGTTCACTGGAGTTCATCAGTGTTACTAGGGAACGTAAATTTACCATCGACCTGCCAGAATTTCGTAAAGCTTCAGTTGTTTCCTCAAAATGTGGATGGATTCTTCTGAGTAGGAGCAACTTCAACACCCCGCCAAACAGAAGGCAAAGGCGGTTGCCTGATTCTTTGTTTCTAGTAAACCTCTTTACGGGGGAAAAAGTAAAATTGCCTGATTTATTCGATATTCCAGCAGGACGGTATCAAAGTTCATTTTCCATCCATGAGGGCTATCCGCACTGTGTTGTCCTCCTTAAGTTTGGTCGCTTTGGTGGTAATTATATGAGTCCTCAACTTACTATTCAAACTGCCTATCCAGGTGATGAAGTGTGGACTGAGCATCCCTATTTGGGTCAGAGGACAGTATTGAACGGATGCACTAATTTAGTTACTATGGGGCGGCATGTTTACTGCTATAATGGATGCGGACCATGCGGTCAATTCGGAAGGATGATTATCTACAACATGGATAGTGATTTGTGGAAAGAATTACCCGGATCAGAAGTGGGGCTAAGTTATATTGCAGAGCATGATGGGGAGATAGTTAAAATGGTCCGAGAGGTCCGAGAGGGCAATTACTTTTCCTATAAGTTATTCAAGTATAACGATGCCGATACTGCATGGGAGAGGTTGAACAACGATGCCATGAGGGACACAAGTTGGTACTTGTGTGACCCACATAATTGCTTCTTCTCTGCCAAGGAACAAGGTATGAAAGTTTATGATCTTTGTCCTTGCCGAAACACGCGTGGTTTTAAATGTTGTGATGCTGTTGATGTCCATGATTTATTAGCTGGAACTAGGCAAACGCTCCATCTTCCCTATCAGGTTCAAATGTTCGGAACTTGGGTAGGTATTGGTTAG